Proteins encoded together in one Anguilla anguilla isolate fAngAng1 chromosome 9, fAngAng1.pri, whole genome shotgun sequence window:
- the LOC118235297 gene encoding uncharacterized protein LOC118235297: METSTLHFIPCVLIGWLGPGMLAHWLLSEQVGGAAERRPSLWPRRGQGAELGKDSLPTPSELIRRRRVRGGAQKGDVMQQGVATVLQHISELKRRQGSIDQLKTERSWGFMADGGPEEMGVARPGDTLLQEQRPPELSPAQGWGPSTGHAPFSTNLPLYNQQRTFGGGSDAAQTLAPGENPMMSFVMATANRQSRGGRCSPRLSHRRFWGFGFGLEE, encoded by the exons ATGGAAACATCCACGCTTCATTTTATTCCCTGTGTTCTCATTGGCTGGCTGGGGCCAGGCATGCTCGCTCATTGGCTTTTGTCTgagcaggtgggcggggcagctgAGCGCAGGCCCTCCCTTTGGCCGAGGAGAggccagggggcggagctgggcaAGGACAGCCTGCCCACCCCCTCTGAGCTGATTCGCCGACGGAGGGTAAGAGGCGGGGCCCAGAAGGGTGATGTCATGCAGCAGGGCGTGGCCACGGTCCTGCAGCACATCAGTGAACTGAAGAGGAGGCAGGGCTCCATCGATCA GCTGAAGACAGAGAGGTCTTGGGGTTTCATGGCGGATGGTGGGCCGGAGGAGATGGGTGTGGCCAGACCGggtgacacactgctgcaggagCAGAGACCACCTGAGCTTAGCCCCGCCCAGGGGTGGGGACCCagcacaggccacgcccccttctcTACAAATCTGCCACTGTACAACCAGCAg AGGACGTTTGGAGGAGGAAGTGATGCGGCACAGACTCTCGCTCCGGGGGAGAACCCCATGATGTCGTTCGTCATGGCGACCGCTAACAGGCAGTCCCGCGGCGGCAGGTGCAGCCCGCGCCTTTCCCACAGGAGGTTCTGGGGGTTTGGCTTCGGTTTGGAGGAATAG